In the Platichthys flesus chromosome 14, fPlaFle2.1, whole genome shotgun sequence genome, TCATGGACAAATCATGTCTTCCACACTGTGTCGCGTCTTAAACTGTGTCCGCTTGCATCACTTCATTTTTAAGTGTAACAATAGAGACACCGTTTTTCTTTACGGTTGCACATGTAATGGAAACTTGGACTCCTCTTGTGTTTAACCTCATATTTTCCAGTAATTCAGTGAAGCAGATTTGATCCCATGGGATCTGGAGttggaagtgttttttttatgggcTTAACCAAGCTTGTCCACACAACATGTCTTTGTTTATATAATGATTGATTTATAATTGGTAATACATGGATATATTTATacatccatctgtctatctatctatatgatatataataatatgaatacattgtgcataaaaacactttgtgtttatatataatgtttgaTTTATATAATGACATTTATACATGTTGAAGATTTGTCTATAACAACTCATGGTGATAtttgtgtgaatatatataatgtttgaTTTATATCATGATATTAATACATGTTGAAGATTTGTCTATAACAACTCATTgtgatatttgtgtgtatataatgtTTGGTTTATATAATGATATGTGTTGAGGACTgtagcagcaggaggagaggggagcgcCGGGCTGACGTCATGCTGATCCTCAGCATCGGGCGGGTGAGGTGGCCACAGCCGCTGATCCACCGGTGTCATGGCTTCCTAACAGGAGGAGGAACCGCCTGAGAGGAAAACAACGACCCGTGTTCAGCACCCGGCGGATCCTGATCGATCTCCCCCGGACCCCGCGCTCGGGACAGAGGGGCCCGGCCTCCCTGCTCGCCCCCGCACGGCCGCTCCTGGGATCCAGGACACACTTTTTATATCGTATCGGTGAATTTCCCTTCGTGGACCGCGGAAGATGGCCGACCCGGCGGAGTGCACCATCAAAGTGATGTGTCGCTTTAGGCCCCTGAACAGCTCCGAGGTGACCAGAGGCGACCGGTTCATCCCCAAGTTCCCGGGGGACGAGACCGTGGTGATCGCGGTGAGTGGTTTAATTCCCGGGCGTCTCGTGCGAACGTCTCCCGGGCAGAACGTCGCCTTTTCCCCGATTGTCCTGCAGCTCCGGCGGCTAGCACCTTAGCTTGTTAGCTAGCGTTAGCACGGGGCTGACCTGTCCGCCGCCGCTGCCGCTGGCGTCTCCCTCACATCCAGCCACATAACTCACTATaccttcatatttatatattaataaccCGACTCCAGCAGCGTTCAATCCCTCGTGTGCACATATAAAGTTTAAATTACAGTAAAATGTCACAGTTCGCAGTTGCCCTGTCACGGCTAACGAGCTGTCATTCaacaaagccacacacacagacactggcacGGGTTAAACTAAAAATGTCGCCAGCGTTAGCCTCCACCCGCCCGCACgcttttttaaaatctttatcACGATCACATGAATTAATCTCCTCACATATTAACGtgacatgtgtttttaaatatgaacaGTCAGTGTTAAGTTAGCAGGCTTTGATTCAGAAGTGGCTAGCTCTCTGTGGGCTAGCAGGCTAGGCCAGCTGGTAGTTGACAGATTAGCCGGCCTTGGCTAGGTGGGCTAGTTTTTAATACTGTAGCTTAATTAAAGCTAACAGTAGCTAGCTGACCAGCTGGCTATAGGACCAGCAGACCGAGGAGTCACTTCTCAGTcattagaaaacaacaaatacttGGATTAAACATCAGGAATCACACATTGTAAATATGCTATTAGTGGAGGTGTTGCAGGAGGTGTTGCCCTTCAGTGACATTTAACCGGTAATAACCCAACACGTGCATCTACACAACGTCCAGCTTCCTTCTAACCAGGACTTCCAGTTTGGACCTAAACGAAAAAGTTCGATTCCCGTGGTGTAATTGGCCCCATTTAATGACACAGCCCCTCCAGCGCTGGATAGGGATGATAACATGGGCACAAGTTCAACTTTGACAAAAGAAGGAAATGCCTTCACTAATGCCATGCCTCCACTTTACTGAACCCACAAGGTATTTGCTCTGAGGTCAGTTTGTAAAATGACCTGCTCTCCGTGCCTTGTCATCATAGGCCTGTCCACTATGTCTTCAAAAAAACCCTGTTGACACAACTTGGGCTCACGTCTCTGCAGCGTATCGGTACAGCAGGTTGGAAAGTCACGAACAAAAGTAGAAGGTTTGGCCTTTTCATCTGCTTTATGactgaagaagaagtgatttaaGAATCAAGTTGGCACATGCTATACGTGCAGAAGTCAGTGGTGTATCACGTGAACTAAATAAATCGTGGTTAAACATTACTTTCCCTTCGCAAGACACTGTCCGTCTCCTTGTGGACTTTGGTGTCCTCATACTCTGCACACCCATGCAAACACCTCCTGTGAAACGAGCTTACAGGGCAATGAGGTGGCGAATGGACATGAATCACATCCTCTTTTCAAACTACTTGCTGAGGTGCTGAGTTGAGAACACAACAGGACTATTCATTCTCTGTCATGAATAACAGAAGAAGACTAGTGTTGCTGTGGTGAAGACTTGAATGGGTTTGCGGTGCAATGACTTCAGGGCTTCGGCTGATAGCAGGCGTGTCGTCTGCGCCCCTCTGGCACGGCACGGCCCTGCCCAGCTCAGAATGCCAGTCGGTCACGGTGCTGAAATACCACTGCACATTGTGAGAGCCACAAGTGTTGCAGCCCGGAGCCCTGTGGCCTCTGCCGGTGCATCTGCTCAGAGAGGTACAACCCTTCCAGTGCCCATAAGCAGCAGCTCAGGCCTCATGGGTAATCCCCCTGTGGTTCCTCTCCTGGTAACCAGCtgtttgaccaatcagagcaggcagtTGGCCGGCGGCTGGGCATTCTCTCCGGGTGGGGAGGGTAATTATTACGGTGATGTACTTTGCTGTTCAGATGATCTTGTCCACGATTATTGAGTCACTTTGCTCATATTTTCTATCCATTTACAAATTATCTGGGGCGTGGACTCTCTTACTGGTACTGCCGCCTTGGCACTGGTGCCTCATCCCTCAGCTGGTGTCGGAAGCTGACCAGACTGCTGCTTCACCGCCTCAGTGATCCTGCTTTTCATGAAGCATTATCAATGAGTCCTCAACATCAGAGATCTATGTCATCAGATGAGGTGGAATCGGTGTTGTAACCGGctcagtctgtgtgtggagCAGGTGAATTATTCATGCGTCTGTTACCTCCCTGTCAGTTGTGCACCGACGAGATCGCGTCATTTTCCCATCCTCTGCTGCCACATCTTGTATTTGCCTATAGCAGCCTGGGATGCTCCTGGCTACTATTATATACTCTAGTGGTGGATGTGCGTGAGAGGACAAAGGGAAGAAAGGGATTACAGAGATAATTGAAAATGCTCCTCGTGGATTCAAACAATAACACAGCAGCAATCGACACCTGGCTTTTTCCGGCCAGCTGTGTCCCCCGGAAGTAACTAACAGATAGATATAATAAGACTTATTTTGCCTATAAATACGAACCCAATTAGATTGAATGCAACATACAACAAGCCTTATGTGGATGCTTTAACCTTGCACAGAGGAAAAGCTTTTCATTGGCAGTATCCTAACGTAGCCATGGACGGCGCTGACATGACAAAGCACTTATGAATACTCTAACTATGCAATTCACTGTAATTATATTTTCAGCAGGAATCCCATTAGAGGGAAGTGTAGGTAACGAGGCCAGTCGCAGCAGTAACAACGAGGATTCTAAACTGGGCTTTTGTTTGAGACAGCGTCTGGCCGGCACGATAGTGGCTCTTGTTTTTGCCCGGGTTGATTGACGGGATGTAGCGAGTGTATCAACGTCTTATGATGATGTTGCTGGTCTGTGTTGCACTGAGCTGTAGATGTGACCGTCTGTTGAAGGGGGGGGTttaaagacaggaggaggagtctcAGCTGTAGTACCTCAAATTATTCTCCCACTGCTTAAGTTCCTGTAGCTTTCAAAGTCAGACTGTGGGGGGTTCACCTTCAGGTACAGATGTGTTTACACGTGAGACTAAACACCCATAAGTGGCGTCTTCATGGTGACACCAGCTGCTTGTCAACATTCTCTTGCTATTACAGGTGTAAACACTGAACCTGAAGttaactgtgtgttttcacaacCCAGCGTGTCGCATGGTCTGTCTCGTTCCTAAACTCCTAAAACCTCACAGCGAGGACCCCACCCATCGGGCTGGAGATGAGTCAGCTGGGACTTCAAACATCCAAAGATTGCCTGCCATCTCAGTTGAACCTCAGAATTGCATATAACATCACTTTTAGTACCCTGCGGTTGCCGTCTTAAGTCCAGCTATTGATTGCTTTTTGACGGGAGTCGTCCTTTGAAGTTTTGGCACGCTCATAGGATATCACCACCAGCTACAGTCAGATTCTTTGAAGAGGCTATTTAGCAAGTGATAAAAGCTCCAGGTCTGGTTGAGTTCGTTATAAAAGCTGTGTTGAGATTGTTGGAGGGAAGTCTGAATACCAGGACAGGGATATTGATTTTTATAGGTGAACAAGAATGGCGCAACTATAGCACATGATGAATTGAGTATGGGGCGTTTAGGAGGAAAAACAGACTATGTACTTATACTTCATGGTTTTAACTGGGTCTTCAAAAGTGTGACATTTAATAATCTTAATTGTAGTCCTTAGAAAGCCTTATATGTGTCTCATAATAATCTAGTACAAATGATTTGACTCCTCAGTCAAATTTATTTAGATAATCTCTCTACTCAAATCTATTTGTAATTCTTACAGAGAGGAGATTGTTTCAGGTTCCTCTCTGCCTCACGATTTCTCTCAGGAGACACATCtcattcataccaaacacatttGTGGGAGGAAGTAATACATTCCAATCTGTTTACACAACCTGTCAAAGAGTATTTTTAATAAACTTACGCAACACTGGGTCTTGTTTTGATATTGCAGCCGTCACTCAttcttcttcctgtgtgtctTTCAGGGTAAACCCTACGCGTTCGACCGAGTGATGGGATCGAACACATCACAGGAACAAGTGTACAACGCCTGCGCCCAGAAGATTGTTAAAGGTGAGGACTcgctgtgtttattattgtttacacCCATGACTTACTACATAGAGACACATGAAACATCACCTCAGTCTTCTTTAGAACCTTTGAATACTTCCTCAACATGTTGGATGTGGTGTTTTTTAGATGTTCTGGACGGATACAATGGAACTATTTTTGCATATGGACAGACGTCATCTGGTAAAACACACACCATGGAGGTAAGGCTTGCCCCTAAGAACTGGTGTtgattttcaaatgaaatgcaTATATAGAGTAGCATTTGAATATAATTGCTTGTGTGACATCATAACATTACATCCGTTTGCCCTCGTGTGCAGGGGAACCTCCATGACACAGACGGGATGGGCATCATCCCCAGGATAGTTCAAGACATTTTCAACTACATCTATTCCATGGACGAAAACCTGGAGTTTCATATCAAAGTAAGCTGAGTGTGGATTCAAATATGAAATCATTGTTTGGTTCATGTTGGGTACGGCCACATTGTCTAATTTGCAAATAATGAGgctgtttctttatttacaggTTTCATATTTTGAAATCTACTTAGACAAGATCCGGGACCTTTTGGATGGTAGGTAGCTGTGACAGTGGAGCCATCACTGAACCTCTCATATCTGCATATTGCACACCACGCTAGAAATGGATGTGACAGAACAAGCCGCTTTATATCTGGAGAAAAGCGTATCTGTATCCAGAACGCAGTTAATTGTTAAAAAAtcctttttacatttaaaaaagaaaacgttTACCTAGTCcttatattttgattttaatacTTGCCATAATACTCAATATCTCAAACTTGTTTTACAAACTACTGCAATTTTGCTGAAAACTAATTTATTTGTACACTTAATTCAATGCAAAGACTTCGCACTGCTTCCTCCCGATTAGATAACAGCTTTATTTCAAGGGACATGAACCTCGCATTTAAATTTCAAATCCTTAAAACCGGCCAGAGTGGAGGGATTTCAGTGAAGTTATTTCCTGATAGGAAATGGATTTATACTGGAAGTCCAGGTCcatttgaaatgtgttgacCGGGGGTCATCTACAGTAAAACTGGCTGGAGGAAAGGAAGCAAAGGCTGCATTAGATATTTCAAGCTCCCAGGAGGACGTTTGTAATCACAATATCTTAAGCTCACCTTCAACTTCTTAAGAAAATCGACACTTCTTacgttctgtgtgtgtctctgacacgttttcctcttctttccagTGTCAAAGACCAATTTGTCAGtgcatgaagacaaaaacagagtACCCTACGTCAAGGTGAGCACTAACCTCctttcacattttaatattacCTGTCAAACCTGTTTAATTAGGCCAATTATCTAACCTAATGTTCTGGCTGTTTATTTAAGGGCTGCACTGAGAGATTTGTCTGTAGCCCGGAGGAGGTGATGGACACAATTGATGAAGGCAAATCTAACCGACATGTAGCAGTGACAAGTAAGATGCCATTTTATTCTTAGCCACATATATGTTGTTATAACACCACAGACTGGAGTTTTAGATTGTGACCACATGCATTTCTCCTCTTGCAGACATGAACGAGCACAGCTCCAGGAGTCACAGCATCTTCCTGATAAACGTCAAACAGGAGAACACTCAGACGGAGCACAAGCTCAGTGGCAAACTCTACCTGGTGGATCTGGCTGGAAGTGAAAAGGTACAGAGAATCAAACCAAAGTAAAACCATCTCCTAAACATTTTGGCTTATTCAATCTAGTCCATGAGTAGTTTTACTACTAGTGTAATCTGCATTTGTGGTTGAACcatttccctttttattgtCTGCTGGTATTTCGGTATGGGCCAGGCTCAGAGCTCAGATTACTCTTGGTTCATCTGAATCTTTGAGTTGCAATGGATTTTACTGAGTTTGTTGTCTGTGATTTTGTCTGGAGAGTTCACCGCATGTGAACGGAGTTTCCAACACGTGAaggacacaaaactgaaaaaacaaaactgatctTTCAGGTCAGTAAAACAGGAGCAGAAGGAGCCGTGCTGGATGAAGCCAAGAACATCAACAAGTCCCTGTCGTCCCTGGGAAACGTCATTTCCGCTCTGGCTGAAGGAACGGTCAGTGACACCACTTCAACTGACACTTACCAACAATTTGTTCAATATATTGTGTTGTGCTTCTGTGGGTTTTGGTTTTATGCAATTTGCCCTGAAAGAAAAGGTGAATTGCATTACGAGATCATTGCGGTTACTACAACACAGCCGCTGGTTCTAATCTTTACTTCTGATCATAATGAGCCAAAATCTGTTTCAGGCATTATAATCTACCTTAGTCAGCTCAGCAAGTGCTGGATCAGCTATGACCTCAGGTGGATTGGTTTCATAGCGTTTTAAAATGGCAGACCTGACGGTTAGCCGACAGAAGTGATGTCTGTTCTGTTTATCAGCTGCACAGCCCCGAGCGAGGTGTCTATCTGGAACACCAGTATCTGTCTGTTATCTTACTGTGAAAGTTCCGTTTCTTTAACTATCTGTGGCTCCTTTTGCTGCGGAAATAACTTTAGCAGATAAAAACTTTCCTCTGAGCAATGTTTTGCTTTTGCGGTTTCATAGCAATTACACACTTTTCACTTTGATCAATGATTGGTCTGTTCTACTTCCCCTTGGCTCTGTAAACAACCTGGGGCCGGACAGCTgtcaatgtatatatatatgtatatatatatatatacatatatatatacattgacattgacatatatatatgtatacgtCTCTGTACAATATCTCATTTGTTTTagaccatatatatatatatatatatatttctgatgGTCTAAAACAAATGAGATATTGTACAGAGACGTCCCAACTGAGGGTTGTGGTCTCTAAAGAATTACAGCAGACTGCTCCAGCTCAGCTACATGTATCAATAATACTGAATATTCATGTGTGTTAGTATGGTCCAGTGTGCTATCGCTCAACTATttacatattaaataaaaagtttggatCAAACTTCCCATTTTCTGAATAATCACAGAGCCCATCACAGTACAATTTAGTGTGTGTAGTGCGTTTGTCTCATTtcctgtatatatgtgtgtgtaattgccAGGCCTACATCCCATACCGAGACAGCAAGATGACCCGTATCCTGCAGGACTCGCTGGGCGGTAACTGTCGAACCACCATTGTTATCTGCGCCTCGCCCTCCTCCTATAATGAGAGCGAAACAAAATCAACTCTCATGTTTGGGCAAAGGTTAGTAGGCCAGTACAAAGAAACAAGATGTTTCACTGCGTTTTGTAGTTTTCTTTGTCTGTCCTGAAGAAATTTAAATTGAGGTCCCTTTCCTCCATGCATTTTGTAGACAAGTTATTAAAGGCCAAACTTGGTAAACTTCTCGTGTTTACTCCATCCAGAGCAAAGACTATCAAGAACACTGTGATTGTGAACATTGAGCTGACGGCAGAGCAGTGGAAGCAGAAGTATGAGAGGGAAAAGGCAAAGAACCAGACCCTGAGGAGCACCGTCACCTGGCTGGAGAACGAGCTCAACCGCTGGAGGAATGGTGAGGAGGTTTCATCTCTGACCCTCCACAGACTCATCTAATAGTCTGAGTCTGTACTAAAGTGGACATTTTCTTTGGTGGCACAAACTAAGCTTTTTATGCACAAGACCATCCACATATACTGAGCATGATCTGTGATCTCCCACCCCAGGCGAGAGTGTGCCAGTGGAGGAGCAGTTCGATAAGGAGAAGGCCAACGCTGAGGTTCTGGCCCTGGACAACGTAATCAACGACAAGCCGGCTTCCACGCCCACCGTGCCCGGGGTCCGCCTCACCGACGTGGAGAAGGACAAGTGTGAGGCTGAGCTGGCCAAGCTTTACAAACAGCTGGATGATAAGGTGAGGAATGGATGTTTCCTTGTTGAGCCCATGTTCCCCAGTTACTGAGtcatgagctgctttcagaaacgcactgaactctggatggGGCTGTAcccaaatgtctgagtcagttgcccAAGAgattttccagaacttttccCTGCCAACCTTTCCTGCCTGAgcgagcccatgtgagaatacagctgGAAACTGTCTGGAAAATATACAAAGAACGAGTTGGCCTAttgatgacgcttctaacaTGTGATGGATACAAAACTGGAAGTTTATATAAATGTCATGACAACAATGATATTCTTGAGCCTTTTGCTGTAAGGGCGTCGTCAGTGTCTACGTGCTTTAAACAAAGAACCTTGACTTCCTCAGTGGAATTTATAAGTaatgtcctgcctcctgaaCGCTCTGCCCAGACGCCGTCTCATGCCTGAATGTTCCAGGTCTTTTCCCGTTCTGAACACATCTGActcggacaatctcctgctgtgctcttcatatgtagaaaagtccagagaatgtccagatGTCTGAAACATCTATGGGCAGATGCTTAGTCAAAGCTGTGATGTGATCACCTGCTCAGTGGGTTCCCAAGCCCTCAAAGAGAGATCATGGacaaatattaatattcctaatatatatatataaatcaacaTGGTTGTCTGTATTTCCTCCAAGGCCTTGATGATTTCAATCTACCATGAGACCTGCGGTGCTTAGTGTCAATgctaatgtgagtgtgtgtctttgtgtgttacAGGATGAGGAGATCAACCAGCAGAGCCAGCTGGCTGAGAAGCTGAAGCAGCAGATGCTGGACCAGGACGAGGTGAGTACTGGATGtccaacatgtgtgtgtgtgtgggggggggggtcgtctcGTCTCAGAGCTGTGGAAACACTTTGCACATGAAGCTGTCAGATGTCAAGTCATGAGtacatatttaaattatttcagccatGCTGTTTTGTTCAGAGTTAGTCACCATTACTATGAAATTCATATTTTCTGCTGATTTTCCATTGATTATTATCTCATAACTCTTaacacaacattacattacTAATGAATACACATGCAGAACTAAATCCCTGGTTTTATAGCTTTTTGCATCCATCAGTTGCAAACTACCCAAAACAAGCCCTATGTTGATAAAAGCCCTAATGAAAATGCAAATTGATAATTCCTAAATCTTGTAATCAACACTGACTGAATGCTGCAGCTTTTATACATTTGAACACGTGCATGTAATACACATAATAACACTTCTCTCCCCAACATGCAGCTTCTGTCTTCCTCTCGCCGTGATCATGAGAACCTGCAGGCCGAGCTGAACCGCTTGCAGGCGGAGAACGAGGCCTccaaggaggaggtgaaggaggtgctgcaggctctggaggagctggcTGTCAACTATGACCAGAAGagccaggaggtggaggatAAGACCAAGGAGTTTGAGGCCATCAACGAAGAGCTCAGCCAGAAATCGGTGAGGCGGGCGAGAGATAAGAGCACGGccaggaggaggctgcagctaTTGAGATTTTATTAACTGCCTCTGAGAATTTCAGTACagaatgtgttttaatttaaacGAGGAAACTGATCtttatgaattattttaaaactaGTGGAGGAATCGATATTtaaatcctgtcttttccttcAGTCCATCCTGTCATCCCTGGACTCTGAGCTCCAGAAGCTGAAGGAGATGTCCAACCACCAGAAGAAGAGGGTGACTGAGATGATGTCGTCATTGCTCAAAGATTTAGCGGAGATCGGTATCGCTGTGGGCAGCAACGACATCAAGGTACTGAGGTGGTTTCACTGCACTGCTGCCATAGTAACACAGTATGCATGAGGACATTTAGGTTTCCTCTTCAGCATCCCACAATCCAGCTTTACTTTCTTATTGGTTTTTGGttgctctccctcttttccctccttcctctttatGCCCTAACTTTTCTCTTTGGCCTGTCTAGCAACACGAGGGCGGCAGCGGCCTGATAGACGAGGAGTTCACAGTGGCTCGTCTCTACATCAGTAAGATGAAGAGTGAAGTGAAGACCATGGTGAAACGCTGCAAGCAGCTGGAGAGCACTCAGTCAGATAGcaacataaagatggacgagaATGAGAAGGAGCTGGCCGTCTGCCAGTTGCGCATCTCCCAGGTACGATTGAATCAACTACGCACAAACATTGGTTTTACACCCGAGTGCACGGGAAGAATAACTTAGCGTCTGAATCCGCTTGTGTATAAACATGTGTGTATCGTCTTTGTGTCTCCAGCATGAGGCTAAAATCAAGTCGCTGACCGAGTACCTGCAGAAcgtggagcagaagaagaggcagctggaggagaacgtGGACTCACTCAATGAAGAATTTGTCAAGCTCAGCGCTCAGGGTATGTTGTCCGCCACATTCTAAGTTTGGCTCCTTTAGATTCTTGAGTTGTCTGCAGCGCTATTTCCACGTGTGTGCTCGATCTCTTCCTCTTGAATGAGTCAGACAAAAGTAAGATCAAAGGATTTTATAACTTAACTCAATGAGTCCGATTAGATCAGTCTGAAGTATAAACAATAGGCCATCCTTACTGGGATTTCATATTCTTAGGGTTCAGTAAAAAT is a window encoding:
- the LOC133968143 gene encoding kinesin-1 heavy chain; the encoded protein is MADPAECTIKVMCRFRPLNSSEVTRGDRFIPKFPGDETVVIAGKPYAFDRVMGSNTSQEQVYNACAQKIVKDVLDGYNGTIFAYGQTSSGKTHTMEGNLHDTDGMGIIPRIVQDIFNYIYSMDENLEFHIKVSYFEIYLDKIRDLLDVSKTNLSVHEDKNRVPYVKGCTERFVCSPEEVMDTIDEGKSNRHVAVTNMNEHSSRSHSIFLINVKQENTQTEHKLSGKLYLVDLAGSEKVSKTGAEGAVLDEAKNINKSLSSLGNVISALAEGTAYIPYRDSKMTRILQDSLGGNCRTTIVICASPSSYNESETKSTLMFGQRAKTIKNTVIVNIELTAEQWKQKYEREKAKNQTLRSTVTWLENELNRWRNGESVPVEEQFDKEKANAEVLALDNVINDKPASTPTVPGVRLTDVEKDKCEAELAKLYKQLDDKDEEINQQSQLAEKLKQQMLDQDELLSSSRRDHENLQAELNRLQAENEASKEEVKEVLQALEELAVNYDQKSQEVEDKTKEFEAINEELSQKSSILSSLDSELQKLKEMSNHQKKRVTEMMSSLLKDLAEIGIAVGSNDIKQHEGGSGLIDEEFTVARLYISKMKSEVKTMVKRCKQLESTQSDSNIKMDENEKELAVCQLRISQHEAKIKSLTEYLQNVEQKKRQLEENVDSLNEEFVKLSAQEKLNAMEKENEIQSANEVKEAVDKQIHSHREAHQKQISSLRDELENKERLITELQDLNQKIMLEQERLRAEHEKLKSTDQEKSRKLHELTVMQDRREQARQDLKGLEETVAKELQTLHNLRKLFVQDLATRVKKSAEMDSDDTGGSAAQKQKISFLENNLEQLTKVHKQLVRDNADLRCELPKLEKRLRATAERVKALESALKEAKENAARDRKRYQQEVDRIKEAVRAKNMARRGHSAQIAKPIRPGQQPVASPTHPNINRSGGSFYQNSQSVSIRGGGSGKPDKN